In Carassius gibelio isolate Cgi1373 ecotype wild population from Czech Republic chromosome B2, carGib1.2-hapl.c, whole genome shotgun sequence, a single genomic region encodes these proteins:
- the LOC127950705 gene encoding regulator of nonsense transcripts 1 isoform X2, translating into MSVEAYGPSSQTLTFLDTEEAELLGADTQGSEFEFTDFTLPSQTQTQGHTQSQLDSQVNGPDGVLPNGDDAVVKTSQLLAELNFEEDEEDTYYTKDLPVHACSYCGIHDPACVVYCNTSKKWFCNGRGNTSGSHIVNHLVRAKCKEVTLHKDGPLGETVLECYNCGCRNVFLLGFIPAKADSVVVLLCRQPCASQSSLKDINWDSSQWQPLIQDRCFLSWLVKIPSEQEQLRARQITAQQINKLEELWKENPTATLEDLEKPGVDEEPQHVLLRYEDAYQYQNIFGPLVKLEADYDKKLKESQTQDNITVRWDLGLNKKRIAYFTLPKTDSDMRLMQGDEICLRYKGDMAPLWKGIGHVIKVPDNYGDEIAIELRSSAGAPVEVTHNFQVDFVWKSTSFDRMQSALKTFAVDETSVSGYIYHKLLGHEVEDVIIKCQLPKRFTAQGLPDLNHSQVYAVKTVLQRPLSLIQGPPGTGKTVTSATIVYHLARQGNGPVLVCAPSNIAVDQLTEKIHQTGLKVVRLCAKSREAIDSPVSFLALHNQIRNMDSMPELQKLQQLKDETGELSSSDEKRYRALKRTAERELLMNADVICCTCVGAGDPRLAKMQFRSILIDESTQATEPECMVPVVLGAKQLILVGDHCQLGPVVMCKKAAKAGLSQSLFERLVVLGIRPIRLQVQYRMHPALSAFPSNIFYEGSLQNGVTATDRIKKGFDFQWPQPDKPMFFYVTQGQEEIASSGTSYLNRTEASNVEKITTRLLKAGAKPDQIGIITPYEGQRSYLVQYMQFSGSLHTKLYQEVEIASVDAFQGREKDFIILSCVRANEHQGIGFLNDPRRLNVALTRARYGVIIVGNPKALSKQPLWNHLLNYYKEQKVLVEGPLNNLRESLMQFSKPRKLVNTINPGARFMSTAMYDAREAMIPGSVYDRSSTGRPSNMYFQTHDQVGMIGTGPNPMGSMNIPIPFNLMMPPMPPPGYLGQVNGPAAGRGAPKGKTGGRGGRQRNRGTGNHGSGQANMSSSQASQDLVSQPFSQGPLTQGYITMSQPSQMSQPGLSQPELSQDSYLGDEFKSQMDVALSQDSTYQGERAYQHGGVTGLSQY; encoded by the exons ATGAGTGTGGAGGCGTACGGGCCGAGCTCGCAGACGCTCACCTTCCTGGACACGGAGGAAGCGGAGCTGCTCGGGGCCGACACGCAGGGCTCCGAGTTCGAGTTCACCGACTTCACGCTGCCCAGCCAGACCCAAACTCAGGGCCACACTCAGAGTCAACTCGACAGCCAG GTGAATGGGCCTGATGGTGTTCTGCCCAACGGAGACGATGCAGTGGTGAAGACCAGCCAACTTCTAGCCGAGCTGAACtttgaggaggatgaggaagataCTTACTACACTAAAGATTTGCCGGTGCACGCCTGCAG CTACTGTGGCATCCATGATCCAGCATGTGTTGTCTATTGCAACACCAGCAAGAAATGGTTCTGCAACGGCCGCGGAAACACCTCTGGCAG TCATATTGTGAACCACTTGGTGAGGGCCAAATGTAAGGAGGTGACGCTGCATAAGGACGGGCCGCTGGGAGAGACGGTTCTGGAGTGCTATAACTGCGGCTGCCGTAATGTGTTCCTGCTCGGCTTCATCCCGGCTAAAGCCGACTCTGTCGTGGTGCTTCTGTGCAG gcagCCGTGTGCCAGTCAGAGCAGTCTGAAGGACATTAATTGGGACAGCTCTCAATGGCAGCCCCTCATCCAGGACCGCTGCTTCCTGTCCTGGCTGGTGAAGATCCCGTCCGAGCAGGAGCAGCTGAGGGCACGTCAGATCACCGCACAGCAGATCAATAAACTCGAGGAGCTCTGGAAG GAAAACCCAACGGCGACCCTGGAAGATTTGGAGAAACCTGGAGTGGACGAGGAACCTCAGCACGTTCTGCTGCGATATGAAGATGCCTATCAGTACCAGAACATCTTTGGGCCGCTGGTCAAACTAGAGGCTGACTATGACAAGAAACTCAAAGAGTCCCAA ACTCAAGACAATATAACAGTGAGGTGGGATTTGGGACTGAATAAAAAGCGGATAGCTTATTTCACTCTGCCCAAGACGGATTCAG ACATGCGACTGATGCAAGGAGACGAGATCTGTCTGCGGTATAAAGGAGACATGGCTCCGCTGTGGAAAGGGATCGGACACGTCATCAAAGTCCCGGACA ATTATGGAGATGAAATCGCCATCGAGCTGCGCAGCAGTGCTGGTGCACCTGTGGAGGTAACACATAACTTCCAGGTGGACTTTGTCTGGAAATCCACATCTTTTGACCG CATGCAGAGCGCCCTGAAGACGTTTGCTGTGGACGAGACCTCTGTGTCCGGCTACATCTATCACAAGCTGCTGGGTCACGAGGTGGAGGACGTTATCATCAAATGCCAGCTGCCCAAACGCTTCACTGCGCAGGGCCTGCCAGATCTTAACCACTCACAG GTTTATGCTGTGAAGACGGTGCTGCAGCGACCCCTGAGTCTGATCCAGGGGCCTCCAGGAACCGGAAAGACTGTCACCTCTGCCACCATCGTCTATCATCTGGCCAGACAGGGCAATGG tccGGTTCTGGTTTGTGCTCCGAGTAACATCGCAGTGGATCAGCTGACAGAGAAGATCCATCAGACGGGGCTGAAGGTGGTTCGTCTGTGCGCTAAGAGTCGTGAGGCCATCGATTCCCCGGTGTCTTTCCTGGCTCTGCACAATCAGATCCGCAACATGGACAG CATGCCAGAGTTGCAGAAACTGCAGCAGCTGAAGGACGAAACTGGCGAGCTGTCGTCTTCTGATGAGAAACGCTACCGAGCTCTCAAACGAACCGCTGAGAGAGAGCTGCTCATG AATGCAGATGTGATCTGCTGCACATGTGTGGGTGCGGGTGACCCTCGCCTGGCTAAGATGCAGTTTCGCTCCATCCTCATCGATGAGAGCACACAGGCCACGGAGCCCGAATGCATGGTGCCAGTGGTGCTCGGGGCCAAACAG CTGATTCTGGTGGGTGACCACTGTCAGCTGGGTCCTGTGGTCATGTGCAAGAAAGCAGCTAAAGCAGGTCTGTCTCAGTCTCTGTTTGAGAGGCTGGTGGTCCTGGGCATCAGACCCATCCGTCTGCAGGTGCAGTACCGCATGCACCCGGCCCTCAGCGCTTTCCCTTCAAACATCTTCTACGAGGGCTCTCTGCAGAACGGGGTCACCGCCA CCGATCGCATCAAGAAAGGCTTTGACTTCCAGTGGCCTCAGCCCGATAAGCCCATGTTTTTCTATGTAACTCAAGGCCAGGAGGAGATCGCAAGCTCTGGCACCTCCTATCTCAACAG GACCGAGGCGTCTAATGTGGAGAAGATCACCACCCGTCTGCTGAAAGCCGGAGCCAAACCCGACCAGATCGGCATCATTACACCCTACGAGGGCCAGCGCTCTTACCTGGTGCAGTACATGCAGTTCAGCGGCTCTCTGCACACCAAACTATACCAG gaGGTGGAGATCGCCAGCGTGGATGCGTTCCAGGGCAGAGAGAAGGACTTCATCATCCTGTCTTGTGTCAGAGCTAATGAGCACCAGGGCATCGGCTTCCTGAACGACCCACGGCGTCTCAATGTGGCACTAACCAGAGCCAG atatgGCGTGATCATTGTGGGCAACCCTAAGGCTCTGTCCAAGCAGCCTCTGTGGAACCACCTGCTCAACTACTACAAGGAGCAGAAGGTTCTGGTGGAAGGACCACTCAACAACCTGAGAGAGAGCCTCATGCAGTTCAGCAAACCACGCAAGCTGGTCAACACCATCAACCCt GGAGCCCGTTTCATGAGTACTGCCATGTATGACGCGAGAGAGGCCATGATTCCTGGATCTGTGTATGATCGCAGCAGCACTG GGCGTCCGTCTAATATGTACTTCCAGACCCATGACCAGGTGGGCATGATCGGGACCGGGCCGAACCCCATGGGCTCCATGAACATCCCCATCCCGTTCAATCTGATGATGCCTCCCATGCCTCCGCCTGGGTACCTGGGACAGGTGAACGGACCCGCTGCCG GTCGTGGTGCTCCTAAAGGTAAGACTGGGGGTCGTGGAGGTCGTCAGAGGAACCGTGGCACCGGTAATCACGGCAGCGGACAGGCCAACATGTCAAGCAGCCAGGCCAGTCAGGATCTAGTGTCCCAGCCCTTCTCTCAGGGTCCACTGACCCAGGGCTACATCACCATGAGCCAGCCGTCACAGATGAGCCAGCCTGGACTGTCCCAGCCCGAGCTCTCTCAG gatAGCTACCTGGGTGATGAGTTCAAATCCCAGATGGACGTGGCGCTTTCCCAGGATTCCACCTACCAGGGAGAACGGGCTTATCAACACGGAGGAGTGACGGGACTCTCACAGTACTAG
- the LOC127950657 gene encoding tripartite motif-containing protein 16-like: MTYVDAFVSMELQELKEAIKIHKSASQATLKDNEKIFNELIHSFKRSRSKVTNMIRDQEKAEVSRAEGLLEQLEQKIDDLQKREAELEQLPHTDDHIHFLQNFKSFSEPLESTDTFRVTVSSLLSHNDVKKSVSELKEKLEKFWKEELEKISVTYITVVSTNEPKTREEFLQYSLQLTLDINTVNIRVPLSEENTVATFTDTAQPYPEHPDRYDVWPQVMCRESVCGRCYWEVEWRDGAGVSVSYRSIRRKGKTKDCIFGYNDLSWRLFYSDSSYSFWHNNKEIKFPVVSSSSRIGVYVDHRAGILSFYSVSDTMILIHRVQTTFTQPLCPGFWLYKSTVKLCHLRE; the protein is encoded by the exons ATGACGTATGTGGATGCATTTGTGTCTATG GAGCTTCAGGAGCTAAAAGAGGCTATTAAGATTCACAAG AGCGCCTCACAAGCGACATTGAAGGACAATGAGAAGATCTTCAATGAACTGATCCACTCCTTTAAGAGAAGCCGATCTAAGGTGACAAAtatgatcagagatcaggaaaaggcTGAAGTGAGCCGAGCTGAAGGACTCTTGGAGCAGCTGGAGCAGAAGATTGATGATCTACAGAAGAGAGAAGCTGAACTGGAACAGCTTCCACACACGGATGATCACATCCACTTCTTACAG AACTTCAAGTCTTTCTCTGAACCTCTGGAATCAACCGACACATTCAGAGTTACCGTCAGTTCTCTTCTCTCTCATAATGATGTGAAAAAATCCGTCTCAGAACTGAAGGAAAAACTGGAGAAGTTCTGGAAAGAAGAGCTGGAGAAAATATCCG TAACATACATTACTGTTGTCTCCACCAATGAACCCAAGACTAGGGAAGAGTTCCTAcagt ATTCTCTTCAGCTCACTCTGGATATAAACACAGTGAATATACGTGTTCCTCTGTCTGAGGAAAACACAGTTGCTACATTCACTGACACAGCCCAGCCGTATCCTGAACATCCGGACAGATATGATGTTTGGCCTCAAGTgatgtgtagagagagtgtgtgtggacgctgttactgggaggtgGAATGGAGAGATGGTGCAGGTGTTTCAGTGTCATATAGGAGCATCCGAAGGAAGGGAAAGACTAAAGACTGCATCTTTGGATATAATGATCTGTCGTGGAGATTGTTCTACTCTGACTCCAGTTACTCATTCTGGCACAATAACAAAGAGATTAAATTCCCTGTAGTCTCCAGCTCCTCTAGaataggagtgtatgtggatcacagagcaggaaTTCTGTCCTtttacagcgtctctgacacaatgatCCTGATCCAcagagtccagaccacattcactcagccgctctgTCCGGGGTTTTGGCTTTATAAATCAACAGTTAAACTGTGTCATCTAAGAGAGTAG
- the LOC127950705 gene encoding regulator of nonsense transcripts 1 isoform X1, with product MSVEAYGPSSQTLTFLDTEEAELLGADTQGSEFEFTDFTLPSQTQTQGHTQSQLDSQVNGPDGVLPNGDDAVVKTSQLLAELNFEEDEEDTYYTKDLPVHACSYCGIHDPACVVYCNTSKKWFCNGRGNTSGSHIVNHLVRAKCKEVTLHKDGPLGETVLECYNCGCRNVFLLGFIPAKADSVVVLLCRQPCASQSSLKDINWDSSQWQPLIQDRCFLSWLVKIPSEQEQLRARQITAQQINKLEELWKENPTATLEDLEKPGVDEEPQHVLLRYEDAYQYQNIFGPLVKLEADYDKKLKESQTQDNITVRWDLGLNKKRIAYFTLPKTDSGDMRLMQGDEICLRYKGDMAPLWKGIGHVIKVPDNYGDEIAIELRSSAGAPVEVTHNFQVDFVWKSTSFDRMQSALKTFAVDETSVSGYIYHKLLGHEVEDVIIKCQLPKRFTAQGLPDLNHSQVYAVKTVLQRPLSLIQGPPGTGKTVTSATIVYHLARQGNGPVLVCAPSNIAVDQLTEKIHQTGLKVVRLCAKSREAIDSPVSFLALHNQIRNMDSMPELQKLQQLKDETGELSSSDEKRYRALKRTAERELLMNADVICCTCVGAGDPRLAKMQFRSILIDESTQATEPECMVPVVLGAKQLILVGDHCQLGPVVMCKKAAKAGLSQSLFERLVVLGIRPIRLQVQYRMHPALSAFPSNIFYEGSLQNGVTATDRIKKGFDFQWPQPDKPMFFYVTQGQEEIASSGTSYLNRTEASNVEKITTRLLKAGAKPDQIGIITPYEGQRSYLVQYMQFSGSLHTKLYQEVEIASVDAFQGREKDFIILSCVRANEHQGIGFLNDPRRLNVALTRARYGVIIVGNPKALSKQPLWNHLLNYYKEQKVLVEGPLNNLRESLMQFSKPRKLVNTINPGARFMSTAMYDAREAMIPGSVYDRSSTGRPSNMYFQTHDQVGMIGTGPNPMGSMNIPIPFNLMMPPMPPPGYLGQVNGPAAGRGAPKGKTGGRGGRQRNRGTGNHGSGQANMSSSQASQDLVSQPFSQGPLTQGYITMSQPSQMSQPGLSQPELSQDSYLGDEFKSQMDVALSQDSTYQGERAYQHGGVTGLSQY from the exons ATGAGTGTGGAGGCGTACGGGCCGAGCTCGCAGACGCTCACCTTCCTGGACACGGAGGAAGCGGAGCTGCTCGGGGCCGACACGCAGGGCTCCGAGTTCGAGTTCACCGACTTCACGCTGCCCAGCCAGACCCAAACTCAGGGCCACACTCAGAGTCAACTCGACAGCCAG GTGAATGGGCCTGATGGTGTTCTGCCCAACGGAGACGATGCAGTGGTGAAGACCAGCCAACTTCTAGCCGAGCTGAACtttgaggaggatgaggaagataCTTACTACACTAAAGATTTGCCGGTGCACGCCTGCAG CTACTGTGGCATCCATGATCCAGCATGTGTTGTCTATTGCAACACCAGCAAGAAATGGTTCTGCAACGGCCGCGGAAACACCTCTGGCAG TCATATTGTGAACCACTTGGTGAGGGCCAAATGTAAGGAGGTGACGCTGCATAAGGACGGGCCGCTGGGAGAGACGGTTCTGGAGTGCTATAACTGCGGCTGCCGTAATGTGTTCCTGCTCGGCTTCATCCCGGCTAAAGCCGACTCTGTCGTGGTGCTTCTGTGCAG gcagCCGTGTGCCAGTCAGAGCAGTCTGAAGGACATTAATTGGGACAGCTCTCAATGGCAGCCCCTCATCCAGGACCGCTGCTTCCTGTCCTGGCTGGTGAAGATCCCGTCCGAGCAGGAGCAGCTGAGGGCACGTCAGATCACCGCACAGCAGATCAATAAACTCGAGGAGCTCTGGAAG GAAAACCCAACGGCGACCCTGGAAGATTTGGAGAAACCTGGAGTGGACGAGGAACCTCAGCACGTTCTGCTGCGATATGAAGATGCCTATCAGTACCAGAACATCTTTGGGCCGCTGGTCAAACTAGAGGCTGACTATGACAAGAAACTCAAAGAGTCCCAA ACTCAAGACAATATAACAGTGAGGTGGGATTTGGGACTGAATAAAAAGCGGATAGCTTATTTCACTCTGCCCAAGACGGATTCAGGTG ACATGCGACTGATGCAAGGAGACGAGATCTGTCTGCGGTATAAAGGAGACATGGCTCCGCTGTGGAAAGGGATCGGACACGTCATCAAAGTCCCGGACA ATTATGGAGATGAAATCGCCATCGAGCTGCGCAGCAGTGCTGGTGCACCTGTGGAGGTAACACATAACTTCCAGGTGGACTTTGTCTGGAAATCCACATCTTTTGACCG CATGCAGAGCGCCCTGAAGACGTTTGCTGTGGACGAGACCTCTGTGTCCGGCTACATCTATCACAAGCTGCTGGGTCACGAGGTGGAGGACGTTATCATCAAATGCCAGCTGCCCAAACGCTTCACTGCGCAGGGCCTGCCAGATCTTAACCACTCACAG GTTTATGCTGTGAAGACGGTGCTGCAGCGACCCCTGAGTCTGATCCAGGGGCCTCCAGGAACCGGAAAGACTGTCACCTCTGCCACCATCGTCTATCATCTGGCCAGACAGGGCAATGG tccGGTTCTGGTTTGTGCTCCGAGTAACATCGCAGTGGATCAGCTGACAGAGAAGATCCATCAGACGGGGCTGAAGGTGGTTCGTCTGTGCGCTAAGAGTCGTGAGGCCATCGATTCCCCGGTGTCTTTCCTGGCTCTGCACAATCAGATCCGCAACATGGACAG CATGCCAGAGTTGCAGAAACTGCAGCAGCTGAAGGACGAAACTGGCGAGCTGTCGTCTTCTGATGAGAAACGCTACCGAGCTCTCAAACGAACCGCTGAGAGAGAGCTGCTCATG AATGCAGATGTGATCTGCTGCACATGTGTGGGTGCGGGTGACCCTCGCCTGGCTAAGATGCAGTTTCGCTCCATCCTCATCGATGAGAGCACACAGGCCACGGAGCCCGAATGCATGGTGCCAGTGGTGCTCGGGGCCAAACAG CTGATTCTGGTGGGTGACCACTGTCAGCTGGGTCCTGTGGTCATGTGCAAGAAAGCAGCTAAAGCAGGTCTGTCTCAGTCTCTGTTTGAGAGGCTGGTGGTCCTGGGCATCAGACCCATCCGTCTGCAGGTGCAGTACCGCATGCACCCGGCCCTCAGCGCTTTCCCTTCAAACATCTTCTACGAGGGCTCTCTGCAGAACGGGGTCACCGCCA CCGATCGCATCAAGAAAGGCTTTGACTTCCAGTGGCCTCAGCCCGATAAGCCCATGTTTTTCTATGTAACTCAAGGCCAGGAGGAGATCGCAAGCTCTGGCACCTCCTATCTCAACAG GACCGAGGCGTCTAATGTGGAGAAGATCACCACCCGTCTGCTGAAAGCCGGAGCCAAACCCGACCAGATCGGCATCATTACACCCTACGAGGGCCAGCGCTCTTACCTGGTGCAGTACATGCAGTTCAGCGGCTCTCTGCACACCAAACTATACCAG gaGGTGGAGATCGCCAGCGTGGATGCGTTCCAGGGCAGAGAGAAGGACTTCATCATCCTGTCTTGTGTCAGAGCTAATGAGCACCAGGGCATCGGCTTCCTGAACGACCCACGGCGTCTCAATGTGGCACTAACCAGAGCCAG atatgGCGTGATCATTGTGGGCAACCCTAAGGCTCTGTCCAAGCAGCCTCTGTGGAACCACCTGCTCAACTACTACAAGGAGCAGAAGGTTCTGGTGGAAGGACCACTCAACAACCTGAGAGAGAGCCTCATGCAGTTCAGCAAACCACGCAAGCTGGTCAACACCATCAACCCt GGAGCCCGTTTCATGAGTACTGCCATGTATGACGCGAGAGAGGCCATGATTCCTGGATCTGTGTATGATCGCAGCAGCACTG GGCGTCCGTCTAATATGTACTTCCAGACCCATGACCAGGTGGGCATGATCGGGACCGGGCCGAACCCCATGGGCTCCATGAACATCCCCATCCCGTTCAATCTGATGATGCCTCCCATGCCTCCGCCTGGGTACCTGGGACAGGTGAACGGACCCGCTGCCG GTCGTGGTGCTCCTAAAGGTAAGACTGGGGGTCGTGGAGGTCGTCAGAGGAACCGTGGCACCGGTAATCACGGCAGCGGACAGGCCAACATGTCAAGCAGCCAGGCCAGTCAGGATCTAGTGTCCCAGCCCTTCTCTCAGGGTCCACTGACCCAGGGCTACATCACCATGAGCCAGCCGTCACAGATGAGCCAGCCTGGACTGTCCCAGCCCGAGCTCTCTCAG gatAGCTACCTGGGTGATGAGTTCAAATCCCAGATGGACGTGGCGCTTTCCCAGGATTCCACCTACCAGGGAGAACGGGCTTATCAACACGGAGGAGTGACGGGACTCTCACAGTACTAG
- the LOC127951484 gene encoding pyroglutamyl-peptidase 1-like, protein MEQKKMVIVTGFEPFGEHAVNASWVAVQELEKLGLGHDIKLHVAEVPVEYQAVQSLLPSLWKQQLPQLVVHVGVSGMATTVTLEQCGHNRGYMRLDNCSFCPESRCCMEGGPDCIQSVIDMDAVCKRVNSSGLGVSVSVSKDAGRYLCDYTYYTSLFLGEGRSAFVHVPPLGKPYSAEQLARALRAVILEMLELMENNKGKKPCLHNQ, encoded by the exons ATGGAGCAGAAGAAAATGGTTATCGTGACAG GCTTTGAGCCGTTCGGTGAACACGCTGTCAATGCCAGCTGGGTGGCAGTACAG GAGCTGGAGAAGCTGGGTCTGGGTCACGATATAAAGCTTCACGTCGCTGAGGTTCCTGTGGAGTATCAGGCGGTCCAGAGTCTTCTGCCGTCTCTATGGAAACAGCAGCTTCCTCAA TTAGTGGTCCATGTTGGAGTGTCCGGGATGGCCACAACAGTAACTCTTGAACAGTGTGGTCATAACCGGGGTTACATGCGGCTGGATAACTGCAGCTTCTGTCCGGAGTCACGCTGCTGTATGGAGGGAGGACCCGACTGCATTCAGTCTGTCATAGACATGGACGCCGTCTGCAAGAGAGTCAACTCCTCCGGGCTCGGCGTCTCTGTGTCCGTCTCAAAGGACGCCGGCAG GTATCTGTGTGATTACACCTACTACACGTCTCTGTTTCTGGGCGAGGGCAGGTCTGCGTTTGTGCACGTTCCTCCTCTGGGGAAGCCCTACAGCGCGGAGCAGCTCGCTCGGGCGCTCAGGGCCGTCATCCTGGAGATGCTCGAACTGATGGAGAACAACAAGGGAAAGAAACCCTGTCTGCACAACCAATGA